Proteins found in one Chthonomonadales bacterium genomic segment:
- a CDS encoding riboflavin synthase, whose product MFTGLIEEVGVLEGLRRAGASARVSVRAPGIAHDVSPGDSIAVSGVCLTAIASDGVCLDFDAVTETLSRSGLGDLRRGEPVNLERALAAGGRLGGHFVQGHVDDTGHVAAMRSEGRAHVFGIAASPGVLRYVVEKGSIAVDGISLTVAGLDDRGFRVWVIPHTFANTNLHARHVGDRVNLEVDLLAKYVERLLVGRGAGDVTRAGLARAGFLDELGAGPQ is encoded by the coding sequence ATGTTCACCGGCCTCATCGAGGAAGTGGGGGTGCTTGAGGGCCTGCGCCGCGCCGGCGCGTCCGCGCGCGTGAGCGTGCGGGCGCCAGGCATCGCGCACGACGTGTCGCCCGGCGACAGCATCGCAGTCAGCGGCGTCTGCCTGACCGCGATCGCGAGCGACGGGGTCTGCCTGGACTTCGATGCCGTCACGGAAACGCTGTCCCGCAGCGGCCTGGGCGATCTGCGGCGCGGGGAGCCCGTCAACCTGGAGCGCGCCCTCGCCGCCGGCGGCAGGCTGGGCGGCCACTTCGTGCAGGGACACGTCGACGACACCGGCCACGTAGCCGCGATGCGCTCGGAAGGCCGCGCGCACGTGTTCGGCATCGCTGCTTCGCCCGGCGTGCTCCGCTACGTCGTGGAGAAGGGATCCATCGCCGTTGACGGGATCAGCCTCACCGTCGCCGGCCTCGACGACCGCGGGTTCCGGGTGTGGGTCATCCCCCACACCTTCGCCAACACGAACCTTCATGCCAGGCACGTGGGCGACCGAGTGAACCTGGAGGTCGACCTTCTCGCCAAGTACGTTGAGCGCCTCCTGGTGGGGCGCGGCGCGGGGGATGTCACGCGCGCCGGCTTGGCGCGCGCGGGCTTCCTCGATGAGCTGGGAGCGGGGCCTCAATGA
- a CDS encoding ABC transporter substrate-binding protein, with the protein MALRRAQGLVGLIIVVAAAWWAEAIVRPRAADDRIHVTYWEKWTGFEADAMRATVDAFNASQPSINVDLLTVSGIQNKTLLAVAGGNPPDVAGLFGPNVAQYADDNAVLPLDNYCRRARLTRDLYVPVYWDIGAYRGHQYALPSVPASTALHYNRAMRARAGLDPDRPPRTIEDLDADAATMTRTDSHGKIVVSGFLPSEPGWWNWGWGYVFGGQLWDGGARITANSPENVRAFTWVQSYSKRYGGTNLQSFKSGLGNFSSPQNGFLDGRVGMVLQGVWMYNFISKYAPEMETPVRQWGAAPFPHPADRPDLAGVTFADEDVLVIPRGARHPDEAFEFIRFVQSRRGMELLCMGQRKHSPLRRVSPGFYRRHPNPFIRLFAELPTGPNTVTPPKLGIWPEYQDALTNAFDEITLERKTPRQALDAVQARMQPKLDEYLRTRRLRAEAGR; encoded by the coding sequence ATGGCACTCCGGAGAGCGCAGGGCCTCGTCGGCCTGATCATCGTTGTCGCCGCGGCCTGGTGGGCCGAGGCGATCGTCCGCCCCCGCGCGGCCGACGACCGGATCCACGTGACGTATTGGGAGAAGTGGACCGGCTTTGAGGCCGACGCGATGCGCGCAACGGTGGACGCTTTCAACGCGTCGCAGCCGAGCATCAACGTCGATCTGCTGACCGTCAGCGGAATCCAGAACAAGACGCTCCTCGCCGTCGCCGGCGGCAATCCGCCGGACGTGGCCGGGCTCTTCGGACCCAACGTGGCGCAGTATGCCGACGACAACGCCGTGCTACCGCTGGATAACTACTGCCGTCGCGCGCGCCTCACGCGCGACCTCTACGTCCCGGTCTACTGGGACATCGGCGCCTATCGTGGGCACCAGTACGCGCTGCCGTCCGTGCCGGCCTCCACGGCGCTGCACTACAACCGCGCCATGCGCGCCCGCGCCGGCCTGGACCCCGACCGCCCGCCGCGCACGATCGAGGATCTCGACGCGGACGCGGCGACGATGACGCGCACCGATTCCCACGGGAAGATCGTTGTGTCCGGCTTCCTGCCGTCCGAGCCCGGATGGTGGAACTGGGGCTGGGGCTACGTCTTCGGCGGGCAACTCTGGGACGGCGGCGCGCGCATCACGGCCAACTCACCGGAGAACGTGCGCGCGTTCACCTGGGTGCAGTCATACTCAAAGCGCTACGGGGGAACGAACCTCCAGTCGTTCAAGAGCGGACTGGGCAACTTCTCGTCGCCGCAGAACGGGTTCCTGGACGGCAGGGTCGGCATGGTGCTTCAGGGGGTATGGATGTACAATTTCATCTCGAAGTACGCGCCAGAGATGGAGACTCCCGTACGCCAGTGGGGCGCGGCGCCGTTCCCGCACCCGGCGGACAGGCCGGACCTCGCCGGGGTGACCTTCGCCGACGAGGACGTTCTGGTGATCCCGCGGGGCGCCCGCCATCCGGACGAGGCGTTCGAGTTCATCCGATTCGTGCAGTCGCGGCGAGGCATGGAGCTGCTCTGCATGGGGCAGCGCAAGCACAGCCCGCTCCGCCGCGTCAGTCCGGGCTTCTACCGGCGCCACCCGAACCCGTTCATCCGGCTCTTTGCGGAGCTGCCGACCGGCCCCAACACCGTCACTCCGCCGAAGCTTGGCATCTGGCCCGAGTACCAGGACGCGCTCACCAACGCGTTCGACGAGATCACGCTGGAGCGAAAGACGCCGAGGCAGGCGCTCGATGCTGTGCAGGCGCGCATGCAGCCGAAGCTCGACGAGTACCTGCGGACCCGGCGCCTGCGCGCGGAGGCCGGTCGGTGA
- a CDS encoding sugar ABC transporter permease, which yields MRPPRREALAGALFVLPWVVGFSVFLLYPLLASIYYSFCDYSVLRPPVFTGLANYRALWRDEVFWIALRNTAVYAAWALPVSAVVAIGLALLLNTGVRGMTVYRTIFFVPSLVPMVALAVLWQWIFNGQVGVLNDLLGRVGVRGPNWLGDPAWAKAALVILAAWGVGNAVVIYLAGLQDVPRQLYEAAGLDGAGAWQQTRHVTLPVLSPVILFNVIMGIIGTLQVFTVPYVISPAGSPARSIYFYAMYLFDNAFIYHRMGYACAMGWILFVVILALTMVALKLSERHVHYGGI from the coding sequence GTGAGGCCGCCGCGCCGCGAGGCGCTGGCTGGCGCGCTCTTCGTGCTGCCGTGGGTGGTCGGGTTCAGCGTCTTTCTGCTCTACCCGCTGCTGGCCTCCATCTACTACAGTTTCTGCGACTACTCCGTGCTGCGCCCGCCCGTGTTCACCGGCCTGGCCAACTACCGCGCGCTCTGGCGCGACGAGGTGTTCTGGATCGCGCTGCGCAACACCGCCGTGTACGCGGCCTGGGCGCTGCCCGTGAGCGCGGTGGTGGCCATCGGCCTGGCTCTGCTGCTCAATACGGGGGTGCGCGGCATGACCGTGTACCGCACCATCTTCTTCGTGCCGTCGCTCGTGCCGATGGTTGCGCTCGCCGTGCTCTGGCAGTGGATCTTCAACGGGCAGGTGGGCGTGCTGAACGACCTGCTCGGAAGGGTCGGGGTGCGCGGGCCCAACTGGCTGGGAGATCCGGCCTGGGCGAAGGCGGCGCTCGTGATCCTGGCGGCCTGGGGCGTCGGCAACGCGGTGGTCATCTACCTGGCCGGTCTGCAGGATGTGCCGCGGCAGCTCTACGAGGCCGCCGGGCTCGACGGAGCGGGCGCCTGGCAGCAGACGCGCCACGTCACGCTGCCCGTGCTCTCGCCGGTCATTCTGTTCAACGTGATCATGGGCATCATCGGCACGCTGCAGGTGTTTACGGTGCCCTACGTCATCTCGCCCGCCGGGTCGCCGGCCCGCTCGATCTACTTCTACGCCATGTACCTTTTCGATAACGCGTTCATCTATCACCGCATGGGTTATGCCTGTGCGATGGGATGGATCCTCTTCGTGGTGATCCTCGCGCTGACGATGGTCGCGCTCAAGCTCTCCGAGCGGCACGTCCACTATGGAGGGATCTGA
- a CDS encoding carbohydrate ABC transporter permease, whose protein sequence is MRRNGYRARAVALHAALIALSTVFLFPLAWLISTSLKPIEETMKTPPTYLPTHFVLANYARAFTYGGDTLGFIPFLVYGRNTLLIAVLAVSGAVASNAAVAYGFARLRWPGRDLAFAVTLATMMVPFPVLMVPLFALFQKLGWTGTFRPLWVPAWFGSAFSIFLLRQFFRTIPTELSEAARIDGCSEWSTFTQVILPLARPALAVVALFTFMAVWNDFLGPLIYLSDQRLFTLSLGLQAFQTQHGGTEWNLLMAASTIVVLPVIALFFFTQRQFIQGIAVTGLKG, encoded by the coding sequence ATGCGCCGAAACGGGTACCGCGCGCGCGCGGTCGCCCTGCATGCCGCTCTGATCGCGCTATCTACCGTCTTCTTGTTCCCGCTCGCATGGCTGATCTCCACGTCGCTCAAACCGATCGAGGAGACGATGAAGACGCCGCCGACCTACCTTCCCACTCACTTCGTGCTCGCCAACTACGCCCGCGCGTTCACCTACGGTGGCGACACGCTCGGCTTCATCCCGTTTCTGGTCTATGGGCGCAACACGCTCCTGATCGCCGTCCTCGCCGTCAGCGGCGCGGTGGCCAGCAACGCCGCCGTCGCGTACGGCTTTGCGCGCCTGCGCTGGCCAGGGCGCGACCTCGCTTTCGCGGTGACGCTGGCGACGATGATGGTGCCGTTTCCCGTGCTGATGGTGCCCCTCTTCGCGCTCTTCCAGAAGCTCGGCTGGACGGGCACCTTCCGCCCGCTCTGGGTGCCCGCCTGGTTCGGCAGCGCCTTCAGCATCTTCCTTCTGCGGCAGTTCTTTCGCACGATCCCGACCGAGCTCTCCGAGGCCGCGCGCATCGACGGCTGCTCCGAGTGGTCGACCTTCACCCAGGTGATCCTGCCCCTGGCCAGGCCGGCGCTCGCCGTGGTGGCGCTCTTCACCTTCATGGCCGTCTGGAATGACTTCCTGGGGCCGCTCATCTATCTGTCCGACCAGCGGCTTTTCACGCTCAGCCTTGGGCTTCAGGCGTTTCAGACGCAGCACGGCGGCACCGAGTGGAACCTGCTGATGGCGGCCTCCACCATCGTCGTGCTGCCCGTGATCGCGCTCTTCTTCTTCACGCAGAGGCAGTTCATTCAGGGGATCGCGGTCACCGGGCTCAAGGGCTGA
- a CDS encoding Gfo/Idh/MocA family oxidoreductase, with amino-acid sequence MAGEIVRMGVVGACGRGASFKAACDHIAEVRVQAVCDVRAEGLAEAAERLGAAERYVEYEEMLESGRVDAVILGTPMHHHVPQAVAALRRGIHVLSEVPAGVSLNECRALVQATFRSPAIYMMAENYIYTRSTVVVTQIAREGLFGTPYYAEGEYLHELKGLNETTPWRRKWQTGIDGNTYPTHSLGPILQWMPGDRVVSVCCVGSGHHHRDPRGDVYENQDTTITLCRMRSGGLVKLRLDMLSDRPHAMNNHQLQGTDGAFESARAPGEPNRIWLRSMEPRAERWTPLEALEERFLPARWREAAEVAASAGHGGGDYFEVLDFVDAVLGRRPPAVDVHAAMDMTLPGLVSQQSVQFAEPRWLAVPDSRDWEAGRPPAV; translated from the coding sequence ATGGCCGGCGAGATCGTCCGGATGGGCGTGGTGGGGGCGTGCGGCCGTGGCGCCAGCTTCAAGGCAGCGTGCGACCACATCGCCGAGGTGCGCGTGCAGGCGGTGTGCGACGTGCGCGCTGAGGGCCTTGCCGAGGCCGCCGAGCGGCTGGGGGCCGCGGAGCGCTACGTCGAGTACGAGGAGATGCTCGAGAGCGGCCGTGTGGACGCCGTGATCCTGGGCACGCCGATGCACCACCACGTGCCGCAGGCCGTGGCCGCTCTTCGGCGCGGCATCCACGTGCTCAGCGAGGTGCCCGCCGGCGTCTCGCTGAACGAGTGTCGCGCCCTCGTACAGGCCACCTTCCGGAGCCCGGCCATCTACATGATGGCGGAGAACTACATCTACACCCGGTCGACCGTGGTGGTCACGCAGATCGCCCGCGAGGGGCTGTTCGGGACGCCCTACTACGCCGAGGGCGAGTACCTGCACGAGCTCAAGGGACTCAACGAGACCACGCCGTGGCGACGCAAGTGGCAGACCGGGATCGACGGCAACACCTATCCCACGCACAGCCTGGGGCCGATCCTGCAGTGGATGCCGGGTGACCGCGTCGTCTCCGTCTGCTGCGTCGGCTCCGGCCACCATCATCGCGACCCGCGGGGCGATGTGTATGAGAACCAGGACACGACGATCACGCTCTGCCGCATGCGCTCGGGAGGGCTCGTGAAGCTGCGCCTGGACATGCTCTCCGACCGGCCACACGCGATGAACAACCATCAGCTCCAGGGCACCGACGGGGCGTTTGAGTCGGCGCGCGCGCCCGGCGAGCCCAACCGCATCTGGCTGCGCTCCATGGAGCCGCGCGCCGAGCGCTGGACGCCCCTTGAGGCGCTGGAGGAGCGCTTCCTTCCCGCGCGGTGGCGCGAGGCGGCCGAGGTCGCCGCCAGTGCCGGTCACGGCGGCGGCGACTACTTCGAGGTACTGGACTTCGTCGACGCCGTGCTGGGACGACGCCCGCCAGCCGTCGACGTGCACGCGGCGATGGACATGACGCTGCCCGGCCTGGTCAGCCAGCAGTCGGTCCAATTCGCCGAACCTCGCTGGCTCGCCGTGCCCGACTCGCGCGACTGGGAGGCCGGTCGGCCGCCGGCGGTCTGA
- the recN gene encoding DNA repair protein RecN: MLRTLSIRDFAIIDRLVLEFAPGLNVITGETGAGKSILIGALNLILGGRAGSEMVRAGADRAVIDAVFDIGASPGALGCVADLGFDAEDGLLYLTRELLSAGKSSARIGGRPAAVAQLKAVGDWLVDLHGQHEHQSLLASARHVDILDEWSGPEAAALRGETALAFEALRALVRERDALKTDERERAHLVDLYAFQTREIAEAALSPGEEEELAQEARRLSNAQKLACSAAAAAQALSGDGAEGAVQAIAAAARELEEAAALDERLAPLVAAVNGARYELEEASRDLVRYQGSIEDNPKRLEQIETRLEAVRALKRKYGDTIEEVLEFGRQIAARLDALTHREDRGRELDAEISAADACLADRCHALTALRTSQARAFAEAVLAELGDLAMERTRFEAGIEPAQRGPTGADRVEFLIAPNPGEPLRPLARIASGGEMSRVMLAIKGAMARQEPLPTMVFDEIDVGVGGRTAGVIAGKLAALARAAQVLCITHLPQIASRGGSHHFIEKTTASDRTIVSVSTLTADARVQEIARMLGGADVSEVVIQHAREMLGAA, from the coding sequence ATGCTGCGAACCCTCTCAATCCGCGACTTCGCGATCATCGACCGACTCGTACTGGAGTTCGCCCCCGGGCTTAACGTCATCACCGGAGAGACCGGCGCCGGCAAGTCGATCCTGATCGGCGCACTCAACCTGATCCTCGGCGGACGGGCCGGCTCCGAGATGGTGCGCGCCGGCGCCGACCGCGCGGTCATTGACGCCGTGTTCGACATCGGCGCCTCCCCCGGCGCCCTTGGGTGCGTCGCCGACCTCGGCTTCGACGCCGAGGACGGCTTGCTCTACCTCACGCGCGAGTTGCTGTCGGCCGGGAAATCCTCCGCGCGCATCGGCGGCCGCCCCGCAGCCGTCGCCCAACTGAAGGCGGTCGGCGACTGGCTCGTGGACCTTCACGGGCAGCACGAGCACCAGTCGTTGCTCGCCTCGGCCCGCCACGTCGACATCCTGGACGAGTGGAGCGGCCCGGAGGCCGCCGCGCTGCGCGGTGAGACGGCCCTCGCGTTCGAGGCCCTCCGCGCCCTCGTGCGTGAGCGCGACGCGCTCAAGACCGACGAGCGCGAGCGCGCGCACCTCGTGGACCTCTACGCCTTCCAGACGCGCGAGATCGCCGAGGCCGCCCTATCGCCTGGCGAGGAGGAGGAGCTCGCCCAGGAGGCGCGCCGGCTCTCCAACGCGCAGAAGCTTGCGTGTTCCGCGGCGGCGGCCGCCCAGGCGCTGAGCGGCGACGGCGCCGAGGGCGCCGTGCAGGCGATCGCCGCGGCGGCTCGCGAGCTCGAGGAGGCGGCAGCCCTGGACGAGCGGCTGGCGCCGCTCGTCGCGGCGGTGAACGGCGCGCGGTACGAACTGGAGGAGGCGTCGCGCGACCTGGTCCGCTATCAGGGCAGCATCGAGGACAACCCGAAGCGCCTCGAGCAGATCGAGACGCGCCTGGAGGCGGTTCGCGCGCTCAAGCGCAAGTACGGAGACACCATCGAGGAGGTGCTGGAGTTCGGCAGGCAGATCGCCGCGCGCCTGGACGCGCTCACCCACCGCGAGGATCGTGGGCGCGAGCTCGACGCCGAGATCTCCGCGGCCGACGCCTGCCTCGCGGACCGCTGCCACGCGCTCACCGCGCTGCGCACAAGCCAGGCGCGCGCCTTCGCCGAGGCCGTGCTCGCGGAACTCGGCGACCTGGCGATGGAGCGCACTCGGTTCGAGGCAGGGATCGAGCCCGCGCAGCGCGGCCCGACCGGCGCCGACCGCGTCGAGTTCCTGATCGCGCCCAATCCGGGCGAGCCACTCCGCCCACTCGCGCGCATCGCCTCCGGTGGGGAGATGTCGCGCGTGATGCTGGCCATCAAGGGCGCCATGGCGCGCCAGGAGCCGCTGCCCACGATGGTGTTCGACGAGATCGACGTCGGCGTCGGCGGCCGCACCGCCGGCGTGATCGCCGGCAAGCTCGCCGCCCTCGCGCGCGCGGCCCAGGTCCTCTGCATCACTCACCTCCCGCAGATCGCCTCGCGGGGCGGCTCCCATCACTTCATCGAGAAGACGACGGCCAGCGACCGCACGATCGTGAGCGTCTCCACGCTCACGGCCGACGCGCGCGTGCAGGAGATCGCCCGAATGCTCGGCGGCGCAGACGTCTCCGAGGTGGTCATTCAGCACGCCCGCGAGATGCTCGGGGCCGCGTGA